In the genome of Deltaproteobacteria bacterium, one region contains:
- a CDS encoding enoyl-CoA hydratase/isomerase family protein, translated as MAEPLLFRVENGVGWIVLNRPEARNAMNAEMRQLYLDALARSAEDASVRAVVLTGTGKGFCTGADLSGSRAATGAAAPSHPGATRDAMRPSQRVIRALWDLEKPVVAGVNGVAAGLGAHLAYACDLVIAADDARFIEVFVRRGIALDAGGGFLLPRHVGLHKAKELVFLGDELSAADAERLGLVNKVVPAAELEATCRAWAERLAQGPTFAIGLSKRLLNRSLQADLDALFAEEAFTQALVAQSEDMHEGIRSFMEKRPPAFKGR; from the coding sequence ATGGCGGAGCCGCTCCTCTTCCGGGTCGAGAACGGCGTGGGCTGGATCGTCCTCAACCGGCCCGAGGCGCGCAACGCCATGAACGCCGAGATGCGGCAGCTCTACCTCGATGCGCTCGCGCGCTCGGCGGAGGACGCGAGCGTGCGGGCCGTGGTGCTGACGGGGACCGGCAAGGGGTTCTGCACCGGCGCCGACCTCTCCGGCTCGCGCGCGGCGACGGGCGCGGCCGCGCCGTCGCATCCGGGCGCCACGCGCGACGCCATGCGCCCGAGCCAGCGCGTGATCCGCGCCCTCTGGGATCTCGAGAAGCCGGTCGTCGCCGGCGTGAACGGGGTGGCCGCCGGGCTGGGCGCCCATCTCGCCTACGCCTGCGACCTGGTCATCGCGGCCGACGACGCGCGCTTCATCGAGGTGTTCGTCCGCCGCGGCATCGCGCTCGACGCGGGCGGGGGCTTCCTCCTCCCGCGGCACGTGGGCCTCCACAAGGCGAAGGAGCTCGTCTTCCTCGGCGACGAGCTCTCGGCGGCCGACGCCGAACGCCTCGGCCTGGTGAACAAGGTGGTGCCGGCGGCGGAGCTCGAGGCGACGTGCCGCGCCTGGGCCGAGCGTCTCGCCCAGGGCCCCACCTTCGCGATCGGGCTCTCGAAGCGGCTCTTGAACCGCTCGCTGCAGGCCGACCTGGACGCGCTCTTCGCCGAGGAGGCCTTCACGCAGGCGCTCGTCGCGCAGAGCGAGGACATGCACGAGGGCATCCGCTCGTTCATGGAGAAGCGGCCGCCGGCGTTCAAGGGACGTTGA